A part of Cervus elaphus chromosome 11, mCerEla1.1, whole genome shotgun sequence genomic DNA contains:
- the POU3F3 gene encoding LOW QUALITY PROTEIN: POU domain, class 3, transcription factor 3 (The sequence of the model RefSeq protein was modified relative to this genomic sequence to represent the inferred CDS: deleted 1 base in 1 codon) gives MATAASNPYLPGNSLLAAGSIVHSDAAGAGGGGGGGAGGGGGGAGGGGGGMQPGSAAVTSGAYRGDPASVKMVQSDFMQGAMAASNGGHMLSHAHQWVTALPHAAAAAAAAAAAAVEASSPWSGSAVGMAGSPQQPPPPPPPQGPDVKGGAGREDLHAGTALHHRGPPHLGPPPPPPHQGHPGGWGAAAAAAAAAAAAAAAAHLPSMAGGQQPPPQSLLYSQPGGFTVNGMLSAPPGPGRRGGAGGAGGGGAQSLVHPGLVRGDTPELAEHHHHHHHHAHPHPPHPHHAQGPPHHGGGGGAGPGLNSHDPHSDEDTPTSDDLEQFAKQFKQRRIKLGFTQADVGLALGTLYGNVFSQTTICRFEALQLSFKNMCKLKPLLNKWLEEADSSTGSPTSIDKIAAQGRKRKKRTSIEVSVKGALESHFLKCPKPSAQEITNLADSLQLEKEVVRVWFCNRRQKEKRMTPPGIQQQTPDDVYSQVGPVSADTPPPHHGLQTSVQ, from the exons ATGGCCACGGCGGCTTCTAACCCCTACCTGCCGGGGAACAGCTTGCTAGCGGCCGGCTCCATCGTCCACTCGGACGCGGCGGgggccggcggcggcgggggcggcggggctgggggagggggcggcggggctgggggcggcgggggcggcatGCAGCCGGGCAGCGCGGCCGTGACCTCGGGCGCCTACCGAGGGGACCCGGCCTCCGTCAAGATGGTGCAGAGCGACTTCATGCAGGGGGCCATGGCCGCCAGCAACGGTGGCCATATGCTGAGCCACGCGCACCAGTGGGTCACCGCGCTGCCccacgccgccgccgccgccgcggcagcagccgccgccgccgtggAGGCCAGCTCGCCGTGGTCTGGCAGCGCCGTGGGCATGGCCGGCAGCCCccagcagccgccgccgccgccgccgccgcagggCCCCGACGTGAAGGGCGGCGCGGGGCGCGAGGACCTGCACGCGGGCACCGCCCTGCACCACCGCGGGCCCCCGCACctcgggccgccgccgccgccgccgcaccaGGGCCACCCCGGGGGCTGGGgggccgctgccgccgccgccgccgccgccgctgccgccgccgccgccgcgcatCTCCCGTCCATGGCCGGCGGCCAGCAGCCACCGCCGCAGAGTCTGCTTTACTCGCAGCCTGGGGGCTTCACGGTGAACGGCATGCTGAGCGCGCCCCCCgggcccgggcggcgg ggcggcgcgggcggcgCGGGCGGCGGTGGCGCGCAGAGCCTGGTGCACCCGGGGCTGGTGCGCGGGGACACGCCCGAGTTGGCcgagcaccatcaccaccaccaccaccacgcgCACCCGCACCCGCCGCACCCGCACCACGCGCAGGGGCCCCCCCaccacggcggcggcggcggcgcggggccCGGACTCAACAGCCACGACCCGCACTCGGACGAGGACACGCCGACGTCCGACGACCTGGAGCAGTTCGCCAAGCAGTTCAAGCAGCGGCGCATCAAGCTGGGCTTCACGCAGGCCGACGTGGGGCTGGCACTGGGCACCCTGTATGGCAACGTGTTCTCGCAGACTACCATCTGCCGCTTCGAGGCCCTGCAGCTGAGCTTCAAGAACATGTGCAAGCTCAAACCGCTGCTCAACAAGTGGCTGGAGGAGGCGGACTCGAGTACCGGCAGCCCCACGAGCATCGACAAGATAGCGGCACAGGGCCGCAAGCGCAAGAAGCGGACCTCCATCGAGGTGAGCGTCAAGGGCGCACTGGAGAGCCACTTCCTCAAGTGCCCCAAGCCCTCTGCGCAGGAGATCACAAACCTGGCCGACAGCCTGCAGCTCGAGAAGGAGGTGGTGCGGGTGTGGTTTTGCAAccggaggcagaaggagaagcgcATGACGCCGCCCGGGATCCAGCAGCAGACGCCCGACGACGTGTACTCGCAGGTGGGCCCGGTGAGCGCCGACACGCCGCCGCCGCACCACGGGCTGCAGACAAGCGTGCAGTGA